In Calypte anna isolate BGI_N300 chromosome 28, bCalAnn1_v1.p, whole genome shotgun sequence, a single window of DNA contains:
- the PEX11G gene encoding peroxisomal membrane protein 11C isoform X2: protein MAADALRGLVAALESYRGRDRVVRALCYGCQLAGGALAGPQESPTGLPGGLLAASAQLSACRTALRLLDDFAMLSYSCGYGLGPKDEDGLVRGLSVLCNLANQLYYPCEHVAWAADVGIIRGESRKWWVLSTVFWALSLLVGILRTSSAQSQKEVMKGQVKAEVLSILADVADLSNAIHWLPPGFLWAGCFPPWLVGLLGTISSLIGIYQASRGGN from the exons ATGGCGGCGGACGCGCTCCGCGGCCTGGTGGCCGCACTCGAGAGTTACCGCGGGCGCGACCGGGTG GTGCGCGCTCTCTGCTATGGCTGTCAGCTGGCGGGCGGAGCGCTGGCCGGGCCGCAGGAATCTCCGACCGGGCTGCCCGGGGGTCTCTTGGCCGCCTCGGCCCAGCTGAGCGCCTGCCGCACGGCCCTGCGCCTCTTGGATGACTTCGCCATGCTCAGCTACAGCTGCGGCTACGGGTTGGGCCCTAAG GATGAGGATGGGCTGGTGCGGGGGCTCTCGGTGCTCTGCAACTTGGCCAACCAGCTGTACTACCCCTGCGAGCACGTGGCGTGGGCAGCTGACGTGGGCATCATCCGGGGGGAATCTCGGAAGTGGTGGGTGCTGAGCACGGTGTTCTGGGCCCTTTCCCTGCTCGTGGGGATCCTGAG GACATCCTCAGCTCAGAGCCAAAAGGAGGTGATGAAAGGCCAGGTGAAGGCTGAAGTTCTGAGCATCCTTGCAGACGTGGCAGATCTCTCCAATGCCATTCACTGGCTGCCTCCTGGGTTTCTTTGGGCTGGCTGCTTTCCTCCGTGGTTAGTAGGCCTGCTGGGAACCATATCCTCCCTGATTGGTATCTACCAAGCATCTAGAGGAGGAAATTAA
- the PEX11G gene encoding peroxisomal membrane protein 11C isoform X1, giving the protein MAADALRGLVAALESYRGRDRVVRALCYGCQLAGGALAGPQESPTGLPGGLLAASAQLSACRTALRLLDDFAMLSYSCGYGLGPKDEDGLVRGLSVLCNLANQLYYPCEHVAWAADVGIIRGESRKWWVLSTVFWALSLLVGILRSLRVLFQLRRKLRQHKGTSSAQSQKEVMKGQVKAEVLSILADVADLSNAIHWLPPGFLWAGCFPPWLVGLLGTISSLIGIYQASRGGN; this is encoded by the exons ATGGCGGCGGACGCGCTCCGCGGCCTGGTGGCCGCACTCGAGAGTTACCGCGGGCGCGACCGGGTG GTGCGCGCTCTCTGCTATGGCTGTCAGCTGGCGGGCGGAGCGCTGGCCGGGCCGCAGGAATCTCCGACCGGGCTGCCCGGGGGTCTCTTGGCCGCCTCGGCCCAGCTGAGCGCCTGCCGCACGGCCCTGCGCCTCTTGGATGACTTCGCCATGCTCAGCTACAGCTGCGGCTACGGGTTGGGCCCTAAG GATGAGGATGGGCTGGTGCGGGGGCTCTCGGTGCTCTGCAACTTGGCCAACCAGCTGTACTACCCCTGCGAGCACGTGGCGTGGGCAGCTGACGTGGGCATCATCCGGGGGGAATCTCGGAAGTGGTGGGTGCTGAGCACGGTGTTCTGGGCCCTTTCCCTGCTCGTGGGGATCCTGAG ATCACTGAGAGTCTTGTTCCAGTTGAGGAGAAAGCTGAGGCAGCACAAGGG GACATCCTCAGCTCAGAGCCAAAAGGAGGTGATGAAAGGCCAGGTGAAGGCTGAAGTTCTGAGCATCCTTGCAGACGTGGCAGATCTCTCCAATGCCATTCACTGGCTGCCTCCTGGGTTTCTTTGGGCTGGCTGCTTTCCTCCGTGGTTAGTAGGCCTGCTGGGAACCATATCCTCCCTGATTGGTATCTACCAAGCATCTAGAGGAGGAAATTAA
- the PEX11G gene encoding peroxisomal membrane protein 11C isoform X3 gives MAADALRGLVAALESYRGRDRVVRALCYGCQLAGGALAGPQESPTGLPGGLLAASAQLSACRTALRLLDDFAMLSYSCGYGLGPKDEDGLVRGLSVLCNLANQLYYPCEHVAWAADVGIIRGESRKWWVLSTVFWALSLLVGILRELQTVLR, from the exons ATGGCGGCGGACGCGCTCCGCGGCCTGGTGGCCGCACTCGAGAGTTACCGCGGGCGCGACCGGGTG GTGCGCGCTCTCTGCTATGGCTGTCAGCTGGCGGGCGGAGCGCTGGCCGGGCCGCAGGAATCTCCGACCGGGCTGCCCGGGGGTCTCTTGGCCGCCTCGGCCCAGCTGAGCGCCTGCCGCACGGCCCTGCGCCTCTTGGATGACTTCGCCATGCTCAGCTACAGCTGCGGCTACGGGTTGGGCCCTAAG GATGAGGATGGGCTGGTGCGGGGGCTCTCGGTGCTCTGCAACTTGGCCAACCAGCTGTACTACCCCTGCGAGCACGTGGCGTGGGCAGCTGACGTGGGCATCATCCGGGGGGAATCTCGGAAGTGGTGGGTGCTGAGCACGGTGTTCTGGGCCCTTTCCCTGCTCGTGGGGATCCTGAG AGAGCTCCAAACGGTGCTGAGGTGA
- the LOC103534937 gene encoding ectoderm-neural cortex protein 1, whose protein sequence is MSVSSHENRKSRSSSGSMNIHLFHKPGHADSLLTHLNLLRKRHLFTDVVLRAGNQTFHCHRAVLASCSRYFEAMFSGGLKESRDAEVNFHDSLHPEVLELLLDYAYSARVLINEENAESLLEAGDMLQFQDIRDASADFLEKNLYPGNCLNMLLLSDAHCCQRLLELSWRMALANFTSLCKTEDFLRLPKDKLLELVESEELEVEDETLVYEAVIGWIRYDLPQRHGDLPELLRSVRLALLPESYLRKEVACEKLVTSHKLGEEIVADAVRCKMKILQNDGLVTGCCARPRKVSQALLLLGGQTFMCDKIYVLDHKTSEIIPRADIPSPRKECSACAIGCKVYITGGKGSENGASKDVWVYDTLHDEWAKAAPMLVARFGHGSAELDHCLYVVGGHTAVSGAFPASPSVSLKQVEHYDPQLDKWSLVAPLREGVSNAAVVGAKMKLFVFGGTSANQEKLPKVQCFDPGQNRWTVPTSCPQPWRYTAATVVGDHVMVIGGDTEFSASSAYRFHSDTYQWSKFGDVTAKRISCRAVTSGNRLYVVGGYCGAQRCKTLDCYDPSSDTWRSVTTVPYSLIPSAFVSTWKYLSA, encoded by the coding sequence ATGTCGGTCAGCAGCCACGAGAACCGCAAATCCCGCTCGAGCTCCGGCTCCATGAACATCCATCTCTTCCACAAACCGGGCCACGCCGACAGCCTCCTCACCCACCTCAACCTGCTCCGCAAGCGGCACCTCTTCACCGACGTGGTGTTGAGAGCCGGGAACCAGACCTTCCACTGCCACCGAGCCGTCCTGGCCTCCTGCAGCCGCTACTTCGAGGCCATGTTCAGCGGGGGCCTGAAGGAGAGCAGAGACGCCGAAGTGAACTTCCACGATTCCCTCCACCccgaggtgctggagctgctgttggattACGCTTACTCGGCCCGGGTGCTGATTAACGAGGAGAACGCCGAGTCCTTACTGGAGGCTGGGGACATGTTGCAGTTTCAGGATATTCGGGACGCTTCGGCTGATTTTTTGGAGAAGAATCTCTACCCGGGGAACTGTCTGaacatgctgctgctgtccGATGCCCACTGCTGCCAGCGGCTGCTGGAGCTCTCCTGGAGGATGGCCTTGGCCAACTTCACCTCCCTCTGCAAGACTGAAGATTTCCTCCGACTGCCCAAGGACAaactgctggagctggtggagaGCGAAGAGCTGGAGGTAGAGGATGAGACCTTGGTCTACGAAGCTGTCATAGGTTGGATCCGCTACGATTTACCCCAACGCCACGGGGATCTTCCTGAGCTGCTCCGCTCCGTCCGCCTGGCGCTGCTGCCAGAGTCCTACCTGAGGAAAGAAGTGGCCTGTGAGAAGCTGGTGACCAGCCACAAGCTGGGCGAGGAGATCGTGGCCGACGCCGTCCGATGCAAAATGAAGATCCTGCAGAACGACGGCCTGGTGACTGGGTGCTGTGCCAGACCCCGCAAAGTCAGCcaggccctgctgctgctgggtggtcAGACCTTCATGTGTGACAAGATTTATGTGCTGGATCACAAAACCAGCGAGATCATTCCCCGGGCTGACATCCCCAGCCCTCGCAAAGAGTGCAGCGCCTGCGCCATCGGCTGCAAGGTGTACATCACTGGGGGGAAAGGCTCCGAGAATGGGGCTTCCAAAGACGTTTGGGTTTATGACACCCTCCACGACGAGTGGGCCAAAGCTGCTCCCATGCTGGTGGCAAGGTTTGGCCATGGCTCAGCGGAGCTGGACCACTGTCTGTACGTGGTAGGAGGTCACACGGCCGTCAGCGGTGCCTTCCCGGCCTCTCCCTCCGTCTCCCTCAAGCAAGTGGAACACTACGACCCGCAGCTGGACAAATGGTCCTTGGTGGCTCCTCTCCGAGAAGGCGTCAGCAACGCCGCCGTGGTGGGTGCCAAGATGaagctgtttgtttttggtGGCACCAGCGCCAACCAGGAGAAGCTGCCCAAGGTGCAGTGCTTTGATCCCGGGCAGAACCGCTGGACGGTGCCCACCAGCTGTCCCCAACCCTGGCGGTACACGGCCGCCACCGTGGTGGGCGACCACGTCATGGTCATCGGGGGGGACACGGAGTTCTCCGCCAGCTCCGCTTACCGCTTCCACAGTGACACCTACCAGTGGTCCAAATTTGGGGACGTCACCGCCAAGCGCATCAGCTGCCGTGCTGTCACCTCGGGCAACAGGCTCTACGTGGTGGGAGGCTACTGCGGGGCTCAGCGCTGCAAAACCCTGGACTGCTACGACCCCTCCTCTGACACCTGGCGCAGCGTCACCACCGTCCCCTACTCCCTCATCCCCTCTGCCTTCGTCAGCACCTGGAAGTACCTTTCTGCTTGA